A window of the Hevea brasiliensis isolate MT/VB/25A 57/8 chromosome 6, ASM3005281v1, whole genome shotgun sequence genome harbors these coding sequences:
- the LOC110665205 gene encoding 3-oxoacyl-[acyl-carrier-protein] synthase II, chloroplastic-like encodes MAVSSISSPLCTWFFAGCISMACEKDHPLSSSMFQFPKKLNQMARLKKLITKCSSNNGGAVYYSQNLFSSFQVSGIQNLVSSCLSFEPWTVFYNSNRPSPPLNNVLSLFGSKSSNRSQKQKKGAVRSGGVAVAVQPEKEVALMKKPLTKHRRVVVTGVGVVTSIGQDADTFYNNLLNGVSGISEIEAFDCSQFPTKIAGEIKSFSPDEWVSPKLSKRADKFVLYLLTAGKKALVDGGITDQVMGVLDKTRCGVIIGSALGGMKVFNDGVEALRVSYKKMNPFCVPFATTNVGSAILAMDLGWMGPSYSISSACATSNFCILNSANHIIRGETDLMLCGGSDAAIIPIGLGGFVACRTLSHRNNDPTKASRPWDSDRDGFVLGEGAGILLLEELEHAKRRGAQIYAEFLGGSCTCDAYHMTEPHPDGMGISLCIEQALAQTGVFKEDINYINAHATSTQTGDLREFQALVRCFGGNPELRVNSTKSMIGHLLGAAGAVEAVATVKAIQTGWIHPNINLENPDKAVDKHVLVGAKKERMDIKVALSNSFGFGGHNSSILFAPYK; translated from the exons ATGGCTGTTTCTTCTATATCCTCCCCACTGTGCACTTGGTTTTTTGCTGGTTGTATATCTATGGCTTGCGAGAAAGATCATCCTTTAAGCTCCTCTATGTTTCAGTTTCCCAAGAAGCTGAACCAGATGGccagactcaagaagctcataaCAAAATGCAGCAGTAATAACGGCGGGGCTGTCTACTATTCACAGAACTTATTTTCATCTTTCCAAGTATCTGGCATACAAAATTTGGTAAGTTCTTGTCTATCCTTCGAGCCATGGACGGTGTTCTACAATTCAAATAGGCCATCTCCACCTTTAAACAATGTTCTCTCACTCTTTGGATCAAAATCATCTAATCGAAGTCAAAAGCAGAAGAAGGGGGCAGTCCGCTCCG GTGGTGTGGCAGTGGCCGTGCAGCCCGAAAAGGAAGTTGCATTGATGAAGAAACCTCTTACAAAGCACCGCCGGGTGGTTGTGACGGGGGTGGGTGTGGTAACCTCAATAGGTCAAGATGCAGATACATTCTACAATAATCTTCTTAATGGTGTCAGTGGCATAAGTGAGATTGAAGCTTTTGACTGTTCTCAGTTTCCCACT AAAATTGCTGGTGAAATCAAGTCTTTCTCACCAGATGAATGGGTATCACCAAAGCTTTCAAAGAGGGCAGATAAATTTGTGCTTTACTTGCTTACTGCTGGCAAGAAAGCCTTGGTAGATGGTGGAATTACAGACCAAGTTATGGGTGTGTTGGATAAAACTAGATGTGGAGTTATAATTGGCTCTGCATTGGGAGGCATGAAG GTTTTTAATGATGGAGTAGAAGCATTGAGGGTTTCATATAAAAAGATGAATCCATTTTGTGTACCTTTTGCAACGACTAACGTGGGTTCTGCAATACTAGCAATGGATTTG GGATGGATGGGCCCTAGCTACTCAATCTCTTCTGCTTGTGCAACTAGCAACTTTTGTATACTTAACTCAGCAAATCACATCATCAGAGGTGAAACA GACTTAATGCTTTGTGGTGGCTCTGATGCAGCAATTATTCCAATAG GCTTGGGAGGTTTTGTGGCTTGCAGAACTCTATCACATAGGAATAATGATCCAACCAAAGCATCACGCCCCTGGGATTCT GACCGTGATGGATTTGTTCTGGGAGAAGGAGCCGGTATTTTACTTTTAGAAGAGCTAGAACATGCTAAG AGAAGAGGAGCACAGATTTATGCAGAATTCCTTGGCGGAAGCTGCACTTGTGATGCTTATCACATGACTGAGCCTCATCCTGATG GAATGGGCATCTCTCTTTGCATAGAACAAGCCTTAGCTCAAACTGGTGTTTtcaaagaagatataaactacaTAAATGCACATGCCACATCAACACAAACAGGTGATCTAAGAGAATTCCAAGCTCTTGTTCGTTGTTTTGGCGGGAACCCTGAG CTAAGGGTGAACTCTACAAAATCCATGATTGGTCACCTACTGGGAGCTGCTGGTGCAGTTGAAGCTGTAGCAACAGTTAAG GCAATACAAACAGGATGGATCCATCCCAACATCAATCTTGAAAATCCGGACAAAGCCGTG GACAAGCATGTGCTTGTTGGTGCCAAAAAAGAACGGATGGACATAAAGGTGGCACTGTCAAACTCTTTTGGATTCGGCGGACACAATTCTTCCATCTTATTTGCACCTTATAAATGA
- the LOC110664794 gene encoding 25.3 kDa vesicle transport protein SEC22-1 produces MVKLTMIARVTDGLPLAEGLDDGRDVKDIEMYKQQAKALFKNLAMRQNEPSRMSIETGPYVFHYIIEGHVCYLTMCDRSYPKKLAFQYLEDLKNEFERVNGAQIETAARPYAFIKFDTFIQKTKKLYQDTRTQRNIAKLNDELYEVHQIMTRNVQEVLGVGEKLDQVSEMSSRLTSESRIYADKARDLNRQALIRKWAPVAIVLGVVFLLFWIKTKIW; encoded by the exons ATGGTGAAGCTGACAATGATTGCCCGAGTTACCGATGGGCTTCCACTAGCTGAGGGATTGGATGATGGCCGTGATGTGAAAGACATTGAAATGTACAAACAACAAGCAAAGGCTCTATTTAAGAATCTTGCTATGCGTCAAAATGAGCCTTCGAGGATGTCCATTGAAACTGGTCCTTATGTCTTCCA TTATATTATTGAAGGACATGTTTGTTACCTCACAATGTGTGACCGTTCGTATCCTAAGAAGCTAGCCTTTCAGTACTTGGAAGACCTGAAAAATGAATTTGAGCGTGTTAATGGGGCTCAGATTGAAACTGCTGCTAGACCATACGCCTTCATCAAATTTG ATACTTTCATACAGAAAACAAAGAAATTGTACCAAGACACCCGTACTCAGCGGAATATTGCAAAGTTGAATGATGAACTCTATGAAGTTCACCAAATAATGACTCGTAATGTGCAGGAAGTACTTGGTGTTGGTGAAAAACTAGACC AGGTCAGCGAAATGTCCAGTCGGTTAACATCAGAATCTCGCATATATGCTGACAAGGCAAGAGATTTGAATAGGCAG GCCTTAATTAGGAAGTGGGCTCCTGTTGCCATCGTGTTAGGAGTTGTTTTCCTCCTTTTCTGGATTAAAACGAAAATCTGGTGA
- the LOC110658950 gene encoding uncharacterized protein LOC110658950 — MNRGRASSSGGYSNPRGRSSRSAGHSSYRGRHMDGADGACYDSSFSRRDGTSHGRRGSTNSKVPTQVYLPKKPSGDGTIHSEVLQQDQNASNASGSESKQLESFEAFDSASEGSSALSSACSSSQDNVVNIQAGQVLTEGAVKEGTLHHDLSSKLNISTQQNQSLPSLNSGAKDQPSQQQCAKSTECNRESEHSEHRTLIETFDIFLPRTGTPVILKPSLLAKNREKRNEVKRASKLEGKILRSGMVLLKGYLSMDDQVKMVKKCRDLGLGPGGFYQPNYHDGAKLHLRMMCLGRNWDPNTSMYGEYRPIDGAKPPKIPHEFCSLVENAMKDSCAFIEGNSEASSLEDCLPWMSPDICIVNFYSASGRLGLHQDKDESERSLKKRLPVVSFSIGDEGEFVYGENRDEKNAAKVILESGDVLIFGGKSRHIFHGVRSVHPNTAPKSLLEETNLRPGRLNLTFREY; from the exons ATGAATCGTGGCCGAGCTTCTTCATCAGGTGGTTATTCCAATCCCAGAGGGCGATCCTCCCGTTCCGCCGGTCATTCTTCTTATCGTGGCCGCCAT ATGGATGGTGCAGATGGAGCTTGTTATGATTCCTCATTCAGCAGAAGGGATGGAACGTCACATGGCAGAAGGGGAAGTACGAATTCCAAAGTGCCTACCCAAGTTTATCTACCAAAGAAGCCTTCAGGGGATGGGACTATCCATTCAGAAGTGCTTCAGCAGGATCAAAATGCTTCAAATGCTAGTGGTTCTGAATCAAAACAACTGGAATCTTTTGAGGCTTTCGATTCTGCTTCTGAAGGTAGTTCTGCATTGTCGTCTGCTTGTTCAAGTTCACAGGATAATGTGGTGAATATTCAGGCTGGACAAGTGCTAACAGAGGGAGCTGTGAAGGAGGGGACATTACATCATGATCTCTCATCCAAATTAAATATTTCTACCCAGCAAAATCAGTCTCTGCCGTCCTTGAATTCTGGTGCTAAAGACCAGCCATCCCAACAACAGTGTGCTAAGAGTACTGAATGCAACAGAGAATCAGAGCATTCAGAGCATCGAACACTgattgagacttttgacatttttCTGCCAAGGACTGGTACTCCTGTAATTTTGAAGCCTTCGTTGCTTGCGAAAAACAGAGAAAAGCGGAATGAGGTCAAGCGAGCTTCCAAATTAGAGGGAAAAATATTAAGATCGGGGATGGTTCTTTTGAAGGGTTATTTGTCTATGGATGATCAG GTTAAAATGGTAAAAAAATGCCGAGACCTTGGCTTAGGCCCTGGAGGTTTCTATCAACCTAACTACCATGATGGTGCAAAACTGCATTTGAGAATGATGTGCCTTGGTAGGAATTGGGACCCCAATACTAGTATGTATGGAGAATATCGACCAATAGATGGTGCTAAACCACCCAAGATTCCTCATGAATTTTGTAGCTTGGTTGAGAATGCTATGAAAGATTCCTGTGCTTTCATAGAAGGAAATTCTGAAGCAAGCAGTTTAGAAGATTGTCTGCCATGGATGTCACCAGACATCTGTATTGTAAATTTTTACTCAGCAAGTGGGCGGCTTGGTCTCCATCAG GATAAAGATGAAAGTGAAAGAAGTCTAAAGAAACGATTGCCTgtggtttcattttcaattggagaTGAAGGAGAGTTCGTGTATGGTGAGAACAGAGATGAAAAGAATGCTGCAAAAGTTATACTGGAATCAGGAGATGTGCTGATATTTGGTGGGAAGTCTAGACATATATTTCATGGAGTACGATCAGTTCACCCCAACACTGCTCCCAAGTCTCTACTTGAAGAAACAAATCTTCGTCCAGGCCGTTTAAATCTAACTTTCAGAGAGTACTGA
- the LOC110664817 gene encoding uncharacterized protein LOC110664817, translated as MASLTPGVLLKLLQSMNSKAKVRGEYRSVLLQVISIVPALTGSELWPNQGFFVKVSDSSHSTYVSLSKEDNDLIMNNKLQLGQFFYVDRIEAGTPVPILVGVRPVPGRNPFVGNPKDLMQMLVPSEGPVPVDSEGINGSKFKELLEGKEGSPRHRIVIKEEKAAVASRYMQGVLTASSKISGPDSSGGGKSNEMEDNGAGNKKVGLVKGKQQENKGQARPTTPHRNRHDSISSKPEVAVSCAKETPVPSKSTSTNYSPNKKENTNLNSDKNIFPEISISWTSLPPSLLKPGKGMVRRRFLASLIAAEAQKEASTTAILIKCLNMFADLRSSASQENPHHSLTKFFTLQQLIDQPNVTIPLKDKSLKISTQFSFPDTEKTTKKTGLSHAKSTSKPPKSSIELGATEKLEWAKGDGAKEINELREAVLNETRNWFLKFFEGALDTGFRVAIQEKKGKDSSGRRMEPENNHIAVTLSQLKHANEWLDKQRNNFSSENNNGLSETVDRLKQKVYACLLAHVDSAASALENRSDRG; from the exons ATGGCATCACTTACACCAGGAGTGCTACTAAAGCTTCTTCAGAGTATGAACTCCAAAGCAAAGGTTCGTGGAGAGTATCGGTCTGTTCTGCTACAAGTTATCAGCATTGTTCCTGCCTTGACTGGCTCAGAGCTATGGCCTAACCAAGGCTTCTTTGTAAAAGTATCTGATTCCTCGCATTcgacctatgtgtcattatccaaGGAAGATAACGACCTAATTATGAATAACAAGTTACAACTTGGTCAATTTTTCTATGTTGATAGAATAGAAGCTGGAACCCCAGTTCCAATCCTAGTTGGTGTTAGACCAGTTCCAGGACGAAATCCTTTTGTGGGAAATCCAAAAGATTTGATGCAAATGTTAGTACCATCTGAGGGTCCTGTACCAGTGGATAGTGAAGGAATAAATGGCTCAAAATTTAAGGAATTATTGGAAGGGAAAGAGGGGAGTCCAAGACACAGAATTGTTATAAAGGAGGAAAAAGCTGCTGTTGCTTCTAGATATATGCAGGGTGTTTTGACAGCAAGTTCCAAAATAAGTGGACCTGACTCAAGTGGAGGTGGGAAGAGCAATGAGATGGAGGACAATGGAGCAGGTAATAAGAAGGTTGGATTAGTGAAAGGCAAACAGCAAGAAAACAAAGGTCAG GCACGCCCAACTACTCCTCATCGAAATCGACATGACTCAATTTCATCAAAGCCAGAGGTTGCTGTATCCTGTGCCAAGGAGACTCCAGTGCCTTCCAAGAGCACATCAACAAACTATTCACcaaataaaaaggaaaacacaaacttgaattcagataaaaatatttttcctgaGATTTCAATATCTTGGACCTCTCTGCCTCCAAGCCTCTTGAAGCCTGGGAAG GGAATGGTTAGAAGAAGATTTTTAGCTTCTTTGATCGCAGCAGAAGCTCAGAAAGAAGCATCTACAACCGCAATTCTTATCAAGTGTCTCAA CATGTTTGCCGATCTCCGCTCCTCTGCCTCACAAGAGAACCCCCATCACTCTCTGACCAAGTTCTTCACACTGCAACAGCTCATCGACCAACCAAATGTAACAATCCCACTAAAAGATAAATCACTTAAAATATCGACTCAGTTTTCATTTCCGGACACAGAAAAAACAACAAAAAAGACAGGTCTAAGTCATGCTAAGAGTACATCGAAGCCTCCAAAGTCTTCAATAGAGTTAGGAGCGACTGAGAAGCTGGAGTGGGCTAAAGGAGATGGAGCAAAAGAAATCAATGAACTAAGGGAGGCTGTCTTGAATGAAACAAGAAATTGGTTTTTAAAATTCTTCGAAGGAGCCTTGGATACTGGGTTTCGTGTTGCTATCCAGGAGAAGAAGGGTAAGGACAGTTCTGGGCGGAGAATGGAGCCAGAGAACAACCATATTGCTGTCACATTGTCACAGCTCAAGCATGCAAATGAGTGGCTAGATAAACAAAGAAACAACTTCAGCTCTGAAAATAATAATGGATTATCGGAGACTGTTGATCGGTTGAAGCAAAAGGTTTATGCTTGTTTGCTTGCTCATGTTGATTCAGCTGCATCAGCTCTAGAGAATCGATCTGATCGAGGTTGA